Part of the Eshraghiella crossota genome is shown below.
CATCATCTGACTATATCATGCCTACAGCGGTTTTCTTTATTTTACTATTCCGATTAAATCATTAATATCAGAAACGCCTTTATTTACCATATATTTTTCAATACCTTCAATAACCTCAAGTGTTGTACGAGGGTTATGGAAATTGGCTGTTCCTATGGATACTGCGGTGGCACCTGCAAGAATAAATTCAAGTGCATCCTCTGCCGTGGCGATTCCGCCCATACCGATAATAGGTATTTTAACCGCATTGGCTACCTGATATACCATTCTTACCGCAACAGGTTTAACTGCAGGTCCTGAAAGGCCTCCGGTCTTATTGGCAACTGCAAAGGTCTGTCTGTTAATGTCTATTTTCATGCCTGTAATAGTGTTTATAAGTGAAAGCACATCCGCTCCACCGGCTTCTGCTGCTTTAGCCATTTCGGTAATGTCCGTTACATTAGGGCTTAACTTCATGATTACAGGCTGTTTTGCAACATTTTTTATTGCTTTTGTAATGTGCTCAATATTGGCTGCATTCTGTCCGAAAGCAATTCCACCTTCTTTGACATTTGGGCAGGAAATGTTGATTTCAAGCATATCCACAGGTTCACCTGCAAGTCTTTCCACAACCTCAACATAATCTCTTTCGGATTTACCGCAGACATTCACAATTATTTTGGTATCGTATTTCTTAAGGAAAGGAATATCTCTCTCGCAAAATACATCTATACCCGGATTCTGAAGCCCGATTGCGTTAATCATTCCACCGTAAGTCTCAGCAATTCGTGGTGTAGGATTGCCGGGCCAAGGCACGTTTGCAACGCCCTTTGTTACAACGGCTCCTAATTTGTTAAGGTCAACAAATTCGCTGTATTCCATTCCTGAACCGAAGGTTCCTGAGGCTGTCATTACCGGATTCTTAAGTTCTACACCGGCAAGATTAATTTTAGTATTCATTAAAGCTCAACCTCCTTGGCATTAAATACAGGACCATCCTTGCATACTCTGGCATTGTGGACTTTAGAGTGGTCGTCAATTCCTGTTGTCTTACATACACAGGCAAGACACGCGCCGACTCCGCATGCCATTTTTTCTTCAAGGGAAATATATGCTTCGATATTATTTTCTTCGGCATAAGCCTTTATGCCACGAAGCATAGGTGTAGGTCCGCAGGCATAAATAATATCGCCCTTGATACCGTTTTCCCTGATTGCGTCTATAACGGTTCCCTTGGTTCCGATACTTCCGTCATCACTTGCAATCGTAAGATTACCGTATGCTTTAAGGTCATCTGTAAGGAAAGTGTCACTGTTTCTGTAACCTACGACAATCTCAGGTTCACCGCCCATTCTCCTTGCAAGTTCAAGCATTGGAGGAATTCCTATCCCTCCACCGATAAGAATGGCTTTTCTGCCCTCTTTAATAGGAAAACCATTACCTATAGGTCCGAGGATGTGTATGGACTCTCCTTCTTTATATGTAGAAAATTCCGTGGTTCCGCCACCTACAACCCTATATACTATTCTAAGTTTCCGGCCTTCTGTCTCACAGATACTTATAGGTCTTGGAAGCAGCTTTGACGCATCCTTGGTATACACGGAAATGAACTGGCCCGGTACTGCCTTTTCTGCAATATTGCTTGTCATAATCCACATATCAAATACGCCGTCAGCTATTTTTTTCTGGCTGATAACCTTTGCGTTTTCTTCAAATTTCATATCATTAACCTCTTGCTGTATTGATATCTTCTATCATATCAAGTGTTGCCTGTCTTGACGCATCTGCGTAATTAAGGCTGCCAAATGAAGCGTATTTTTCCTGCTTATATGCACAGATAATACCTCTTGAGCTGTTTACAATTGCACCAAGGCCGTCCTCGTTAAAATAATCTACAAGGTCTTTGCCTTTGCCGCCCTGTGCACCGTAACCCGGTACAAGAATAAATGTCTTTGGCATGAGTTTTCTAAGTATTTTACCCTGTTCAGGATATGTGGCACCTACAACGGCACCCACATTACTGTATGAATCTCCCATACATTCCTGTCCCCATTTATCAACCTGTTCTCCCACAAGTTCATAAAGTGGTCTTCCGTCTACAAGACGGTCCTGAAATTCTCCGCTTGATGGATTAGAAGTCTTAACAAGTACAAAAATACCCTTGTCATTCTCTTTACATACATCTATAAAAGGCTTGATTCCGTCACTTCCAAGGTATGGATTAACAGTTACAAAATCTTCATCAATTGGAGTATATGTCTTGCTTCCTACCGTAACTTTACCGATATGTCCTACTGCATAGGCTGTGGAAGTCGAACCGATATCACCTCTCTTGATGTCACCGATAACAACAAGTCCTTTTTCATGGCAGTAATCAACAGTTCTCTTAAATGCTGCAAGTCCTTCAATACCAAACTGCTCGTACATGGCAATCTGTGGCTTGACTGCAGGAACAATATCATAAATATTGTCTACAATTCCTTTATTATACTCAAATACCGCTTCGGCAGCACCTTTAAGTGTCTCGCCGTATTCGTCATAAGACTTTTTAAGGATATGCTCAGGAATATAAGAGAGCATAGGGTCAAGACCTACTACAACAGGTGCATTTGTTTTCTTGATTTTTTCAACTAACTGGTTAATCATATTTTGTTCTCCTTGTATACTATTTTACCGCCTACCATGGTAAGCATTACTTTTCCTTTAACTTTCTTTCCGTCAAAAGGAGTGTTGTGCCCCTTTGATACGAAATCTTTTCTGTCAATGACAAATTCTTTATCTTTATCCATTATTGTAATATCGGCAACTGCTCCGGGTAAAAGAGTTCCTCTGTCGATACCGATTACTCTTGCGGGATTGTAACTCATCTTCTCTGCCATCTGCATAGGAGTAAGGACTCCGCCAAGCACAAGCTCTGTGTATGTAAGGCAGAGACTTGTCTCAAGTCCTGTTATTCCAAACGGAGCCTCGCTTATAGGCTTTTTCTTTTCTTCTTCAGAATGAGGGGCATGGTCTGTTGAAATTACATCCATGATGTTATCTTTAAGACCTTCTTTAAGAGCCTCCACATCTTCACGTCCTCTTAAAGGTGGGTTCATCTTGTAGTCCGCATTATCGCAAGGAATGTCTTCATCACATAATGTAAAGTGGTGAGGGCATACCTCTCCGGTAACATCTATGCCGTCCTCTTTGGCAATTTTTATCATCTTAACACTGTCTTTGGTTGAGCAATGACAGAGATGAAGCCTGCAGCCTGTTTCTTTGGCTAAAAGAATGTCTCTTGCCACAATCACATCTTCAACGGCATTGGTTATTCCCTTAATACCCAGTTCTTCTGATTTGGCACTTTCATTGAGGGCTCCGCCGTTTACCATGTTCTTATCTTCACAATGGGCTAATACCACCATTCCGCAGTCAGCGGCACGATACATAGCCTCTCTGTATACTTCTGCGTTCATAACTGATTTGCCGTCCTCGCTTATTGCGACAACGCCCTCTTCTCTTAAAGCTTCCACATCAACAGGAACTTTTCCCTCCTGTCCCATGGTAACAGAAGCTACCTGAAGTACGTTGACTACGGCATCTCTTTTAATTATATCATTAACCCTGCGCACCATTTCCACACTGTCAATTACCGGCTTTGTATTAGGCATAGGAAGAACGGTTGTTACTCCTCCCCTTGCTGCTGCAAGAGAACCTGTTTTTATTGTCTCTTTGTATTCAAAACCCGGTTCCCTGAAATGAACATGAAGGTCAATAAGTCCCGGCATTACATAACACCCTGCTGCATCAATAACGTTGTCTATTTCATCATGGCTGTCATTATCAACGGCTGCTATTATTCCGTCTTTTACCACGATGTTATATATGCCGTCTTTGCCTGATGCAGGGTCAAGCACATGTCCGTTTTTAATTAAATATAAACTGTTGTTTTCCATGTATTAATTCCTCTATTTTAAAAATCCGTTTACAATCTGTTCCTCTGCTTCAGCCTCGGTTAATCCCAGTGTCATTAATTTAATGAGCTGCTCTCCTGCTATTTTACCGATAGCTGCTTCATGTATAAGGCTTGCTTCAACGGAATTGGCGGTTATCTCAGGAATCGCCTTGACAGAAGCATTGTCCATAATAATGGCATCACACTCCGAATGTCCGGCACACTCGTTATTTCCGTCTATCTTGGCATAAAATACCTGTGTGGAATCATTCTTTGCAACCGAACGTGATATAACGTTGGTACTTGAACCTTTTCCGTTAAGCTCTACCTCAAAGCTTGTCTTTGCATATTGTTTACCATGGGTCATTATCTTTTCTTTAACAATAAAAACTGCCCCATCTCCCAGCCTGCCCTTGGTAATTCTGTCAGTGGAATCTATTCCTTTAATCTGGGTGGTTTCCATTTCCATATAGCCGTTTTCGTCAATATCAACAACCGTGGTAGGGTTCATAATTCTCAAACCATTGCCATCACCCTCACCATAGTGTTTTTCCACATATCTGACCCTGGCATTTTTGCCGATATGAAATGTATGGATTCCGTCATGTGATGATTTCTTATCTCCGCCGTTATGGATTCCGCAGCCTGCCACAATTAACACATCACTTCCTTCTCCTACATAAAAATCGTTATATACGAGGTCGTCAAGCCCTGTCTGGCTTAAAACAACAGGAATGTGGACACTTTCGTTTTTGGTTCCGGGCTTGATAATAATGTCTATTCCCGGCTTGTCCGTTTTGGTTACTATATCAATATTGGATGTTGTATTTCTTCCTGCTGCCGCTCCGTTGACCCTGAAATTATAAGCACCTGCAGGCACTTCATGGAGTCCCGCAATTTCTGCAAGCAGATTTTTCTGTATCTGGTCCATATTACCTTGCCTCCATTTTCTTACATGATTCTTTTGCATTACCGCTGCCAAGCAGAGTTGGCAACATCTCATGTCCGCCTGAAGCTGCCACTTTGCCATCAGCAATTACTATAATACGGTCGGCAATGTTAAGTATTCTTTCCTGATGGGAAATTATGATAATTGAGCCCTTGGTCTCTTCATGCATCTTTTCAAAAACATCAATAAGATTGTTAAAGCTCCAAAGGTCAATTCCTGCTTCCGGCTCATCGAAAATCGATACAGATGTGCCTCTTGCAAGAATCATTGCAATCTCTATTCTCTTAAGTTCACCGCCTGAAAGACTCGCATTAACTTCCCTGTTAATGTATTCCCTTGCACAAAGTCCTACTTCCGAAAGGTACTCACAGGCTTTGCCCGCATTGATGGGCTCGCCTGCGGCAAGAGTTATAAGATCTTTTACGGTTATTCCCTTAAATCTTACCGGCTGCTGGAATGCAAAACTGATTCCTTTTCTTGCCCTGTCAGTAATTGACAGTTCTGTAATATCTTCGCCGTCAAGCAGGATCTTACCTGATGTAGGCGTAACAATTCCTGCGATTATCTTCGCAAGTGTTGACTTTCCGCCGCCGTTAGGCCCTGTTATCGCCGTAAATCTTCCATCTATTTTAAGGCTTATATCTTTAATAATTTCTTTGTCTTTGCCTTCTTCATCAACCTGATATGATATATTTTGTAATTCTAACATATATTTCTTTTCCTTTTTCTGTAAAGTCTATACAGTTTTGATTATTTTATCATTATTTTGTCAGAGTATTCAACCTATTTTTACAGCTGAAGGACCAACATATAATCCTTCTTTAAAATATTCACCGGAATATCTGATTTTATCTGCATTTTTAAGGATATTGCCTGTTACGGTTCCTCCTGTGACAATTCTTTTTCCATTCTCATCAGATATCTCGGCAAGTCTGAACTCACCGCCAAAATCACCTGTAAGAGGATCCATCTGGAAATCGGAGAAGTTTTTTACCAGAATGTATTTTCCGTTAAGAAGTCTGTCCATTGGTTCGCCGTTACATACACAATGTAAATTCTCGTACATTCCTATATACGGTCTGTTAAGATATGACAAGTGCATTACATTGCCGTGGATGTTTTTGACAATACCGTGTTCTATTATCATACGGGATCCGGTTTTAACGCCCTCTGCACTGTACGGATATTCCGGCACCCCCTCTATGCTTATATCGGACATAATATCATAACCTTCTTTGTAATCCGAATATCCGGGATATACATACGCTGCATTGCTTCTCATAAGGTAGAATTTCAGAAATTCCTTAACATAGGAATCCGTAAGCACAATGGGATAACCTGAATAATCTGCCGGACTTCGTTTTGCCGATTCTCTTTCAACTGCCAGTTTAAGTTGTTTTGCACACTTTTTTCTGATGCTTTCTTTTTCCATGTCATAATAAGAAAAATCAGCATACAGTTCCACATCATTCTCTTTTTTGCATTGGACAACAAATTCACCGGTTATTTTTCCTGATGTATAAGATATATCGGAGCCTTTTCCGGTTATTATATTTACAGTCCTGGTTTCTCCAAAAAATTCAGCTGAATTAATAAAGGCATCCTTAACTTCATCCTCGGCAGAATAAAGAGCCTTCGCCATTTCAATAACGCTTTCACAGCCGTCAAATACTTTTTCCGTATTTTTATCGATTACTTTTTCAGGCAGCCTGTAATATGGATTTTTCACATAAAGAGCGGATTCCCACGCACTTTCTATAAGTTCCCTTATCTCATCCCCATCCATTCCCGGATATAAGTACACATCTGAGTTTCCGAGATATTCTGTACCATTTTCCTCGAAATTCCTGTAAACGCGTAGTCTTATTTCCCTTACTTCCTTGTCTCTTGTCATATCAAGACGATGTTTTACAAAATACATCTCAAAGGCTTTTCTATGCTCGTCATAAATATTGTAATCAACTATATTCAGTTCGTGAAGTATTTCAACTATTTCTGATACCATTTCAATTACCCCAGTTCTATTTCTGCTTTAATATAAGGGCCTCCGTCGGATACTTTAACCCATTCCTTATAACCTTTTCCACAATATCCGCCTCCGTTAAGTTCAGGAGTTTCTGACATCATTGATATGGATTTTAACAAATCCGGAACATATCCGCTAAGCACAACCGGAGAAAAGATTCTGCCCGTAAATTTTCCGTCTTTTATCTCTCTTGCCATATTTACCATACACTGTATTCCCCAGTTTTTAGGGTCTTCCATTCCGCAGGTTGCATTTTCAAGCATAAAACCATATTTTATGGATTTAATCATATCCTCCGGTCTGTCTTTACCGCCTTCAAAATAGGTATTGGTCATTCTTGTATATGCCTTATGCTCGTAATTTTCCCTTCTGCCGTTGCCCGTTCCTTTTGTCTTAAGGATACCGGCTGTCTTGGCATCCGAAATTCCCGTCTGCAGGATTCCGTTCTTAATAATTACGGTATCATGACCGCAGGTTCCTTCGTCGTCAAAGTCATAGGTAGCAACTTCATTTACACCCATTCCGTCATGCATGGTTACAAGTCCGGAAGCAACTTCTTTACCGATAAAACTCTTGGCAAGCGCCCTGTCTTTTACGAACATATCCATTTCAACGCCGTGGCCGAAGGCTTCATGGACTATCATCCCCGTTACCTCAGGCGTACATATACATTCGTATCTGCCCGGCGTAATCTTTTCTGCCATAAGCAGCTTAACCGTATTCCCGGCAACGTTTTTAATGTCTGCTTCCAATGAATCAAGCACATCATAACCATTCATTCCTGAATACGATTTAAAATAACTTCTTACAATATCTCCTTTTTTGGCCATCATTAACATGGCACAGGTCATCCATAAAATATTCTGGGACATATCCCTGTTTTTGGAGATAAAAATTTTTCTGCTCTTTTTGAAGGAAGAATTAATCGTGCAGTCAATAATCTGTCCGTCAGCCTCAAGACCTTTCTGCCTTAATTCGGTGAGTTTGTCAAGGATTGCTTTATCACCGAGAATTTCAGGACTGCGGCTCATATCGTTTTCTGAAAAAGAATGAAATACTTCATCCTCCATACGTTCCGTATCTTCAATGGTAAAATTCTCTTTAAGTTCTTCTGCCTTGTCAAAAAGATTTTCTATCTGGGCAATAATTTTTTCTGAGTCACTAACTTTAAGCGAATTAAAGGAATGTTCCACAAGGCGGTTTCTGCCGTGGACACGCAGGACATACCCTCTTGCGCAGGATATTTTATCCTGTGATGCAGACAGTCCCCTGCCTGAAACGGAATATTTTCTTCCTGTACTGTTTTCAAAAAGAATTGAGGCATAATCATACTTCTGCCACAACTTCTCCATAAGTGCTCTTATGGCAAAATATTCCGAAAGTTCCACAAGTGAATCAAATCTTGTAAATATTTTGCTGTCGTATTCTTTGACCGGAAGCAGACTATCAGGAATCATTATCGTTTTAAGTCCCGCCTTAACAGCCGATTCAATTCCGTTATAAGAATCCTCCACGGCATAGGTGTCATGTGGATTGCATTTAAGTTCTTTACAGGCTTTAAGGTATATATCAGGGAATGGTTTACTGTGTTCTACCATATCTCCGCCGATAATTACATCAAAATATCCTGTAAGCCCCGTTTCATTAAGATGATGCAGCACCACATCTTTTCTTGAAGATGAGGCAATGGCAACCTTCGCTCCGGTTTTTTTCAGGGTGTCAAGAATGAGCTTTGTGCCTTTTTTAAGAGGAACGCCATCTTCTTCAATGTGACCCGTAAATATTTTTTCCTTTAAATCGTAGAATTCATCAAAAGGGAAATCCTCGCCACAGTGTGTTTTAAGGATATCCACCTGGTCAACCCTGTTTCTTCCAATACAAAGTTTTAATGGAATCTCGAAATTATCTATGTGAAGTATTTCGGCTACTTCACGCCATGTTCTTGTATACACTTTCTGGGTGTCAAAAAGAACTCCGTCCATATCAAATACAACATTTAACATATATGACCTCTTTTATGCGTTAAGCATTATTTTTTCACTGTTCATCGCCTTAGCCATAAGCCATACCATTACTCCCGCAAACGCATAAGTTATTATCGTTGACGTAAGGTACTGGTTCATTGTGATTGTCCTTTCAAATATACCTTTGAATGCAGCTGAGGTGTTATATACAGGTATCATATAACTGCCTGAAGTTACATCTCCCGAATACATTGTTATCATTCCCGCAAACATGACTATTATATACACAGGCATTATAAATGACTGTGCTTCTTTGACATTTTTTGCTAAAAGTGATACGAAACCTATAATTCCAACATAAAGAAGCACAAGTCCTAAGAGCAATACCACAAACTGTATAATCTGTACGGTAGTAAAGTTAAGTGAAAGCCCGTTAACCATTTCTCCCATGCCGCCCATACCGCTGAGTACAACCGCTGAGCCGATAAATGATATTACATATACAGCCGCCGAAAGAACGGATACTATGGCAAGGGATACTATTTTACCCATTATGATGTCAACTCTTTTTATAGGGCTTATAAGAAGATTGGCGATGGTTCCTCTCTCCTTCTCACCTGCAATGGTATCAACGCCAAGTCCCATTGCTCCCGCAAAAATAAGAATTGTTATAAGATAAGGTATGATGGAGCCGAGAATCTTGCCTGTAGCCTTATCTTTATCCTGTACTATCATGTCAGGGTTATCCGCATCTACGGAAAATACCATGGCATAATCAAGTGAACCGAATCTCTCCTTAAGTAAAATCTGTTTATATTCTTCAAGATATGTTCCCGTAAAACGTGTTCTCGCTTCACCGGAATTATTCTCTGAAGGATTGTAAAATGTCTTTATATCAGGAAGTGCCGAACCTGCATCGGCATTTTTGAAATTCTCATAGAAATTCTCAGGGAACACAACCACTAAATCGTAGGTTCCGTCAAGAAGCCCATCTTTGTATGATTCTACTGACTCACCTGCCGGTATAATATTTATTTTGCAGTCGGTATGCCCTGCCATAAGCTCTGAAAAATTATCAGGCATATTCTGTACATATACCTCGGATACGTGTTCGTTTATGCTGGATTTCTCTTTACCTATAAGGAAAAACATCACTCCGTAAATTCCCGCAATTAATATGATTGGAAGAATAAACAGTGAAAATACCATTTTCTTATCCCCGAATACCCTTTTTAATTCCTTTGATAAAATTACTTTGAAGCCCATTTATTTGTCCTCCTTATGATTAAGTTTATACATTTTAAAAAATGCGTCCTCAAGATTGGTAACATTATATTCTTTAAGGATTTCGGGGATTGTGTTTTCACAGATTTTTTTACCGTCAATTATTATGGCTATCCTGTCGCAGAGTGCCTCCGCTTCAGACATGATGTGGGTGGAAATAACTATAAGCTTACCCTCGTTGCGAAGCTTTTTAAGATAGTCTGTTACAAGTCTTGCGGTGATAATGTCAAGTCCGCTTGTAGGCTCGTCAAAAATAATTATATCAGGGTCATGGGCAAGGCTCACCGCTATTGCAGCCTTCTGCTTCATGCCTGTTGAAAGTTCCTCTATCTTCTTTGTCTTAAATTCTTCTATTCCGAAATAATTGAAAAGTTCGCTCTTTCTTGTGCGGATATCATCATCTTTCATATTGTGCAGTTTTCCGAAGAAATCAAAAAGATAATCCACGGAAAATTGTGGGTCAAGCTTGATATCATTAGTTAAAAAGCCAATTTTTTCCCTGACTTTATCTGCGTCTTTAACGGTATCAAAGCCATCCACCAGAACTGTTCCCTCCGTAGGCTTCAACAGGGTGGCGATACATCTTAACGTCGTTGTCTTACCTGCTCCATTAGAGCCTAACAATCCGAAGATTTCCCCTTTTTCGGCTCTTAAAGATACATCCGAAACAGCTACTCTTGTGCTTGTCGTTACTTTCTCCTTACGCATCTGTCTGCTGCCCAGCCTGTAAATTTTGGTAAGATTATTAATTTCAATCATAGGTTGCTCCTTTTCAGTTACACATCCATTTTTTAGCCTATTGTATCACGATTTTACTGTCCTTGCATTATCTTTTTTGATTAAGTATAATAATTGCATAAAAAGAAAGAAGGCAGATTATGAAAAGGAAAATATTATCATTAATACTTATTTTTGCCATGCTTGTATCCCTCAGTGCATGTCGGGGCAATAATAACACACCCGGAAAAGGCAATGAAAAAAGCACTGTAAGAATTGCATCCATGAAGGGTCCTACTTCAATAGGCCTTGTAAAACTTTACGATGATGCATCCAATGAAAAGACCTCCAATGACTATGATTACAAGATATGCGGAACAGCCGATGAAATCGCAACCGGACTTATTAAGGGGGAACTTGATGCTGCCTGCGTTCCTGCCAATCTTGCAAGTGTCTTATACAATAAAACAGAGGGCAGAATAAAAATTGCCGCAGTCAATACTTTAGGTGTGCTCTATATTCTTTCAAAAGGCATTTCTGTATCATCTGTTGCAGACCTTAAAGGTCAGACAATCTATACAACAGGACAGGGAACAACCCCTGAATATACTTTAAGGCATATTCTTTCCGAGAATAATATAGACCCTGATAAGGACGTAACAATTGAATATATGTCAGAGGCTGCCGAGGTTCTCCAGAAGGCTTCAGCCATGGATTCAGCGGTCGTTATGCTTCCTGAACCTTTCGTTGAGGTTGCAAAAGCCAAGGATCCGGCTTTTGAAACGGTTATAGACCTTACAAAAGAATGGGAAAAAATTCATGATGACAGTTCAATAGTAACAGGTGTGCTTGTTGTTTCTGAAGATTTTGCATCTTCTAATGAAAATGCTTTAAGAACTTTCTTTGATGAGTACAAGGCTTCTTCCAAAAATGCAACAGCCAACATTGAAGAAACCGCTTCATTGCTTGAGAAATATGATATTATCAAAGCTGCCATAGCCACAAAAGCAATACCATATTGCAACATCTGTTTTATTACAGGTGATGAAATGATCAGCAAAGTAACCGGCTATTTCAAGGTCTTATTTGATGCCAGCCCGGATTCTCTCGGAAAAAAATTACCTGACAACAATATTTTTTACATTGTGAAATAACATGAAAAGAAAGACTTTATACACTTTTATTTCAATAATTATATGGCTTGTATTATGGCAGATTATATCTGCCGTAATTTCAAGTCCGGTATTCCTGCCTTCGCCATTGCAGACCGTCAATGCACTTTTTTCTTTACTTAAGACTTCTGCGTATTACAAAAGCCTTTCATACTCTCTTTTTAACATATCCATAGGTTTTTTTACCGGTCTTTTTGCCGGCGTAGTCCTTGCGGTTGCAGCTTCTGTCAATACCTTTTTGCAATCGGTAATTGAAGTTCCCGTAAAAATCATCCGTTCAATTCCTGTGGCATCTTTCATTATACTTGCCTTATTGTGGGTTGATTCCGCACATCTTTCAACGTTTATCGCAGCGATAACGATTATGCCTGTAATTTATACCAATACTTTTTCAGGTATTGCCCATACAGATAGTCAGATGAAAGAAATGGCTGGGGTATTTCATTTTTCACCGTTCAAAAAATTGGTTTACATATATATGCCTTATGCAGCTCCCCATTTTCTAAGCGGTGTAAAATTATCCTGCGGGTTTGCATGGAAATCAGGAATTGCCGCCGAAATCATAGGTCTTGTAAGACATTCCATCGGAAACAACATATACAAGTCAAAAATATATCTGGAAACGGATAACTTATTTGCATGGACAATTTCTCTGATTGTTCTAAGTATAATTTTCGAGAAAATAGTATTATTAATTTTAAATTTAATTTTTAAAAGGACAGGTTCAATCAATGATAAAGCTCAATAACCTTACAGTTGCATACAACGATAATACGGTAATATCAGACCTTACTTATGAATTTGCAAAAGGCAGCACAGCCATAACAGGCAGTTCAGGAATCGGTAAAACTTCTCTTATCAATGCAATCCTTTCACTCGTTCCATATAAAGGGACTATAGAATCAGATGAAAAATATTCCGTAGTATTTCAGGAGGACAGATTATGTCCTTACCTTACCGCATTTAAAAACGTCCGGCTTGTATGTAATGATAAAGATAAAATTACAGATGGATTTGCCGCAATGGGATTGTCAGATTGCATGAATGAAAAGGTCATATCCTTAAGCGGCGGTATGAAAAGGCGTGTGGCAATATTGCGTGCTGTTCTTGCGGATTACACCACAATTATAATGGATGAACCATTTAAAGGTCTTGATGCCGATACCAGATTGTCTGTCATGAATTATGTAAAAAAAATGACCTCCGGCAAGTCCGTATTATTAGTAACACATGACCTGTCGGAAGCCGGTTTCTTCAACTGTAATATTCTTAATCTGTAGCAAAATTATCTAATGAGGAAGCTAATGTATACTGGTTTCTTCCATGTTCCTTAGAATAGTACAAAGCCTTATCTGCTTTCATATAAAGTTCTGCATAATCATCAATTCCAACTGTATTAACTATACCTACGCTTACTGAAAGTCTTACTGACTTGCCACCGTGCTCAAATTCTCTGTCCATCTTCTTGCAAAGTGATGATCCAAGCCTGTCTAATGTCTCATCGTCACAGGTACTTGGAACAAATGCTATAAATTCGTCTCCGCCATATCGTCCAAGATATCCGCCAGGGAATACTATCCTCATAGCACCTGCAAGAGTCTTAAGTGCTTCATCGCCTGCTATGTGACCGAGGGTATCATTAACATTCTTAAAATTATCCATATCAATAAGGAATAGTGCGCCCTCTGATGATACACTCTTATTACTCATA
Proteins encoded:
- a CDS encoding ABC transporter permease, which translates into the protein MKRKTLYTFISIIIWLVLWQIISAVISSPVFLPSPLQTVNALFSLLKTSAYYKSLSYSLFNISIGFFTGLFAGVVLAVAASVNTFLQSVIEVPVKIIRSIPVASFIILALLWVDSAHLSTFIAAITIMPVIYTNTFSGIAHTDSQMKEMAGVFHFSPFKKLVYIYMPYAAPHFLSGVKLSCGFAWKSGIAAEIIGLVRHSIGNNIYKSKIYLETDNLFAWTISLIVLSIIFEKIVLLILNLIFKRTGSINDKAQ
- a CDS encoding ATP-binding cassette domain-containing protein → MIKLNNLTVAYNDNTVISDLTYEFAKGSTAITGSSGIGKTSLINAILSLVPYKGTIESDEKYSVVFQEDRLCPYLTAFKNVRLVCNDKDKITDGFAAMGLSDCMNEKVISLSGGMKRRVAILRAVLADYTTIIMDEPFKGLDADTRLSVMNYVKKMTSGKSVLLVTHDLSEAGFFNCNILNL